A part of Verrucomicrobiota bacterium genomic DNA contains:
- a CDS encoding SUMF1/EgtB/PvdO family nonheme iron enzyme, with the protein MPESLEFEHYEVLRKPDGSLAELGRGAMGVTYRAFDRSLRCDVALKVITASLLENKIAAERFVREARAAAQLRHRNVASVFHLGRAGDSFFYVMEFIEGETVEALVRRRGPLDCRLALDIAQQVASALIAAEKQHLVHRDIKPSNLMVVREDDDEILVKVIDFGLVKSAAMGSSGSGVLTIEGFVGTPYFASPEQLEHQPEDIRSDIYSLGVTLWYMLAGKPTFTGSVASVIAQHLEKPPPFHSLAILPGGVIAVLRGMLEKDRTRRIQTPSLLRADLRACLERLRLPPDLAPLPGTNGNGLQTMTLEGASAPALLPGTGFVLEERYRLIEDLNPDDPGRIFCAEDVVSKGRVSVRLVYGEPAVVAQAEEEVNRVRAVPHPNLVRVHAVYRETGFSCVVCEWLDGFALTDVLEVRQAITLCETLLILEQIVPAFDHVSAAGLRLDLNLQDVLLHFPTGLGNPTEINALMGRPFTEWPAFVVKLNALGRIKALDPGEPGTGRGENMTPPSDKQPSVVSLGILTYAMLGGRPGGFVPLPGLTSAGNEVIRRCLASASHYATAQAFYEALSATDTPARSRAHSPEFSRPPQPTRPLPLRPEAVTATSRAPIAPERARPGSAAEGNPTVKRNVPLILAVVVCTGMLLLLGGAWLWLAGSKPTAKNAVMAPPTLFSGPVATAVSLLPLKAGRPWVNSLEMRFVPLDNIQMAVWPTRVRDFQAFVQATGYDAMGGMSSVIVRDGFRLATMGWKNPGFVQTADHPVVGVSWEDANQFCAWLTQKERQAGLLGAADRYRLPTDREWSAAVGLANEPGAVPEDRDGKVKGLYPWGRTFPPPPGAGNYAGAESSAGAPESWTVISGYRDPFPRTAPVSALTPNPRGLCSVGGNVWEWCLDRFNAVLPWRTLRGASWATSRAEEMLSSSRRGYNPYFRSDDVGFRCVIAADGGQP; encoded by the coding sequence ATGCCGGAATCGCTAGAGTTCGAACACTATGAAGTTCTGAGAAAGCCGGATGGATCTCTGGCGGAGTTGGGGCGTGGCGCGATGGGCGTTACCTACAGGGCATTTGACAGAAGCCTGCGATGCGACGTCGCCCTCAAGGTGATCACGGCGAGTCTTCTGGAAAACAAAATCGCGGCCGAGCGCTTTGTGCGGGAGGCACGAGCCGCCGCCCAGTTGCGGCATCGCAATGTGGCGTCGGTTTTTCACCTCGGCCGGGCCGGCGACAGCTTCTTTTACGTGATGGAGTTTATCGAAGGCGAAACCGTAGAAGCCCTCGTGAGACGTAGAGGACCGCTTGATTGCCGGTTGGCCCTCGACATCGCCCAGCAGGTCGCATCCGCGTTGATCGCAGCGGAGAAGCAGCACCTCGTGCATCGAGACATCAAACCATCCAACCTGATGGTGGTGAGGGAAGACGACGATGAGATCCTCGTTAAAGTGATCGACTTCGGCCTGGTGAAATCAGCGGCGATGGGGTCGTCCGGCAGCGGGGTGCTTACGATCGAGGGATTCGTCGGCACGCCCTACTTTGCGAGCCCGGAGCAACTCGAGCACCAACCGGAGGATATTCGCTCGGACATTTATTCGTTAGGGGTGACGCTCTGGTATATGCTGGCCGGCAAGCCGACCTTCACCGGTTCGGTTGCAAGCGTGATCGCGCAGCACCTCGAAAAGCCGCCGCCGTTTCACTCCCTCGCCATCCTGCCGGGGGGAGTGATCGCGGTGCTGCGGGGCATGCTGGAGAAGGATCGAACGAGGCGGATTCAGACGCCGTCTCTCCTGCGTGCTGACTTGAGGGCTTGCCTCGAGCGGTTGCGCCTGCCGCCGGATTTGGCGCCGTTGCCCGGAACGAACGGGAACGGATTGCAGACGATGACGCTTGAGGGCGCCTCCGCTCCTGCGCTACTGCCGGGAACCGGGTTTGTATTAGAGGAACGTTACCGGTTGATTGAGGACCTTAACCCGGATGATCCGGGCCGGATATTCTGCGCTGAAGACGTTGTTTCCAAAGGGCGTGTGAGCGTCCGACTCGTCTACGGGGAACCGGCCGTCGTCGCGCAGGCTGAAGAAGAGGTGAACCGGGTAAGGGCGGTACCCCATCCGAATTTGGTGCGGGTCCACGCCGTGTACCGCGAGACGGGTTTCAGCTGTGTGGTTTGCGAATGGCTCGATGGGTTTGCGCTTACCGACGTCCTAGAGGTCCGGCAGGCTATAACCCTCTGCGAGACGCTCCTCATTCTGGAACAAATCGTGCCGGCCTTCGACCACGTATCCGCGGCAGGCCTGAGGCTGGATCTGAACCTGCAGGACGTCCTCCTGCATTTCCCCACAGGACTGGGAAACCCGACGGAAATCAACGCCCTTATGGGCCGCCCATTCACTGAGTGGCCGGCTTTCGTGGTGAAACTGAATGCGCTTGGCAGAATCAAGGCTCTCGACCCTGGAGAGCCCGGTACGGGTCGGGGCGAAAACATGACGCCGCCAAGCGATAAGCAACCAAGCGTAGTTTCGTTGGGTATTCTTACGTACGCAATGCTCGGAGGCAGACCGGGGGGCTTTGTGCCTCTGCCGGGTTTGACCTCGGCCGGGAACGAAGTCATCCGCCGATGCCTGGCGTCGGCATCCCACTATGCGACCGCGCAGGCCTTTTACGAAGCGCTAAGCGCAACCGATACGCCGGCCCGCAGCCGGGCGCATTCGCCCGAGTTTAGCCGGCCACCCCAACCGACTCGGCCGCTGCCGCTGCGTCCTGAAGCCGTTACGGCAACCTCGCGCGCACCAATTGCGCCCGAACGGGCGCGGCCCGGTTCGGCCGCGGAAGGCAATCCGACGGTAAAGCGTAACGTGCCGCTGATTCTCGCTGTCGTTGTCTGCACAGGCATGTTGTTATTGCTCGGCGGCGCGTGGCTCTGGCTGGCAGGTTCCAAGCCCACCGCCAAAAATGCAGTCATGGCGCCGCCCACCCTGTTCTCCGGGCCGGTCGCCACGGCGGTTTCGCTGCTGCCGCTGAAAGCGGGCCGGCCGTGGGTTAACAGCCTCGAAATGCGCTTCGTGCCGCTGGACAATATTCAGATGGCCGTCTGGCCGACGCGGGTACGTGATTTCCAGGCTTTCGTTCAGGCCACCGGCTACGACGCGATGGGCGGCATGTCGTCCGTCATCGTCCGGGATGGATTCAGACTAGCCACGATGGGTTGGAAGAATCCCGGTTTCGTCCAAACAGCCGACCATCCGGTTGTCGGGGTCAGTTGGGAGGATGCGAATCAATTCTGCGCCTGGCTTACCCAAAAAGAGCGCCAGGCGGGTCTGCTGGGCGCCGCGGACCGTTATCGATTGCCCACCGACCGCGAGTGGAGTGCTGCCGTTGGGCTTGCGAACGAACCGGGAGCCGTACCGGAAGATCGGGACGGAAAGGTCAAAGGACTTTATCCCTGGGGTCGCACCTTCCCTCCGCCGCCCGGCGCCGGCAACTATGCGGGTGCCGAATCGAGCGCCGGTGCGCCGGAAAGCTGGACGGTGATAAGCGGGTACCGCGATCCCTTCCCGCGAACAGCGCCCGTGTCCGCCTTGACGCCAAACCCGCGCGGTTTATGCAGCGTGGGAGGCAACGTTTGGGAATGGTGTCTGGACAGATTCAACGCCGTCCTGCCTTGGCGTACCCTGCGGGGCGCATCCTGGGCGACTTCGCGTGCCGAGGAAATGCTCTCGTCGAGCCGACGAGGTTACAATCCCTACTTTCGCAGCGACGACGTCGGCTTCCGGTGCGTCATCGCCGCCGACGGAGGCCAACCATGA
- a CDS encoding 4a-hydroxytetrahydrobiopterin dehydratase, whose amino-acid sequence MDGLTQEKCTACRRDSPRATEAEIRELKPNIPAWTLVEREGIQQLERVFRFPNFAEALAFTNRVGTLAEEEGHHPGILTEWGRVTVTLWTHKIRGLHRNDFVMAAKVDALQRDRATERGEMATG is encoded by the coding sequence ATGGACGGACTCACCCAAGAAAAGTGCACCGCCTGCCGCCGCGACTCCCCGCGGGCCACCGAGGCGGAGATTCGCGAACTCAAGCCTAACATCCCCGCCTGGACACTGGTGGAGCGGGAAGGTATCCAGCAACTCGAGCGGGTGTTTCGCTTCCCGAATTTCGCCGAGGCGTTGGCCTTTACGAATCGCGTCGGCACGCTAGCCGAGGAAGAGGGGCATCATCCGGGCATCCTCACCGAGTGGGGCCGGGTGACCGTGACGCTCTGGACGCACAAGATTCGCGGGCTGCATCGCAACGACTTCGTCATGGCGGCAAAGGTTGATGCCCTGCAGAGGGACCGCGCTACGGAGCGGGGAGAAATGGCGACGGGATAA
- a CDS encoding ABC transporter ATP-binding protein codes for MPQFPELFVSSQRQATSALRLPFLHRSRPAEPHAPAQPALTLWGLVKPHAARYRWWIALALILNAIPGFGIAFQTFVPKYLVDDVLIAPDLAFRTRLVRLGFLLTGWVVSALVLRMLAWYGSYRIFTHVRERIVMELRARFFRHINALCLRFHHRQSSGELFSYVFGAPVAVISGFYHTLVMNVPNALCTFLLSTGWMLLWDRGLTVILLGLVVATVCVLRRSSSDLRQLHEEFQAIEGAITGRVADIFRGNRDVKMYAIEEAMSRAFDQSADTLRQKTCERDLKTHRVNMRHEVVGAACFVIVTGVGVWRYFQGGLTPGEILAYLGAYGMLQVPVSLLFQIGTAYEGAQASLKRLADLLYTETSTPDPSHDPQEPPPKESLVLRHVSFTYTDQPVLRDINLHIPFGQRVALVGPSGVGKSTLAKLLLRLYDPGTGSVSMGGVDLRDCRGADIRRRYGVVPQDPYFFHASIRHNLAIVHPAADETRMREVCELANAWEFIRELPHQLDTVIGEGGCRLSAGQRQRLAIARALLHEPEYFIFDEATSALDTLSERLVHDALARVLAGRTAIFIAHRLSTIKDCDRIVVLQDHTIVQDGPFKELRHTPGLFRQMVEQDRF; via the coding sequence ATGCCGCAGTTTCCTGAACTGTTCGTCTCGTCTCAGAGACAGGCAACCTCTGCGCTGAGGTTACCTTTTTTGCACCGCAGCCGGCCGGCCGAGCCCCATGCACCGGCCCAGCCTGCCCTGACACTTTGGGGACTGGTAAAGCCCCACGCAGCACGCTATCGCTGGTGGATTGCGCTTGCCCTGATTCTCAACGCCATTCCCGGTTTCGGCATCGCCTTTCAGACGTTTGTCCCCAAGTACCTGGTTGACGACGTACTCATTGCCCCCGACCTGGCATTCCGGACGCGCCTGGTGCGGCTGGGTTTTCTGTTGACCGGCTGGGTGGTGTCTGCGCTGGTCCTGCGGATGCTGGCCTGGTACGGAAGCTACCGGATTTTTACGCACGTGCGCGAGCGGATCGTCATGGAGCTGCGGGCCCGGTTTTTCCGCCACATCAACGCGTTGTGCTTACGCTTTCACCACCGGCAGTCCAGCGGCGAACTCTTCAGCTACGTGTTCGGCGCACCGGTGGCGGTCATCTCGGGCTTTTACCATACCCTGGTAATGAACGTGCCCAACGCACTCTGTACGTTCCTTCTTTCGACCGGTTGGATGCTTTTGTGGGACCGAGGGCTTACGGTCATTTTGCTGGGGCTGGTTGTCGCGACTGTTTGCGTCCTGCGCCGCAGCAGTTCGGACCTGCGGCAGCTCCACGAGGAGTTCCAGGCCATCGAAGGGGCGATTACGGGACGGGTGGCCGACATTTTTCGCGGCAATCGGGACGTGAAGATGTACGCCATCGAGGAAGCCATGTCGCGCGCCTTTGATCAAAGTGCGGACACACTGCGGCAGAAAACCTGCGAGCGTGATCTGAAGACCCACCGGGTCAACATGCGTCACGAGGTGGTTGGGGCAGCTTGTTTCGTCATCGTGACGGGCGTGGGCGTCTGGCGTTATTTTCAAGGTGGCTTGACGCCCGGCGAAATCCTCGCCTACCTGGGCGCTTACGGCATGCTGCAAGTGCCGGTAAGCTTGCTGTTTCAAATCGGGACCGCCTACGAGGGGGCGCAAGCCAGCCTGAAACGGCTGGCCGACCTGCTATACACCGAGACCAGCACGCCCGATCCGTCCCATGATCCCCAAGAGCCGCCGCCGAAAGAGAGCCTGGTACTAAGGCACGTTTCGTTTACCTACACCGACCAACCGGTCCTGCGAGATATCAACCTCCATATCCCCTTCGGCCAGCGGGTGGCCTTGGTCGGTCCCTCGGGCGTGGGTAAAAGCACGCTGGCCAAGCTTTTGCTGCGGCTTTACGACCCGGGCACCGGCTCAGTCTCGATGGGCGGGGTAGACCTGCGGGACTGCCGTGGTGCAGACATCCGTCGCCGTTATGGTGTGGTTCCGCAGGACCCCTACTTTTTCCATGCCTCCATTCGGCACAACCTGGCCATCGTCCATCCCGCCGCGGACGAAACCCGGATGCGCGAGGTGTGCGAACTGGCGAACGCATGGGAATTCATCCGCGAGCTCCCGCACCAACTCGACACGGTTATCGGCGAGGGTGGTTGCCGGCTTTCAGCGGGTCAGCGGCAACGTCTGGCCATCGCGCGCGCGTTGTTGCACGAGCCCGAATATTTCATCTTCGACGAGGCCACCAGCGCCCTGGACACCTTGAGCGAACGGTTGGTGCACGACGCGTTGGCGCGGGTCCTGGCCGGACGCACCGCGATCTTCATCGCCCACCGGCTTTCGACGATCAAGGACTGCGACCGCATCGTGGTGCTCCAGGACCACACGATCGTTCAGGATGGGCCGTTCAAGGAATTGCGGCATACCCCCGGCCTCTTCCGTCAAATGGTTGAGCAGGATCGGTTCTAG
- a CDS encoding DUF3365 domain-containing protein, giving the protein MKLLKFNLIFIPLLAISLIAIAHIARALLFEESRQHVIQNARIIMEASLSSRTYTTKQVAPLLQQKDFKVQSAMSELRKTVEQIPATPDPSPVKDPRAKDRRNPALGQQRALDFQQQILQWVKDRSEQLTDADFPPQSVPAFAATEIFGYLREKFPDYFYKEATLNPTNPRDRATDWESDVVNHFRSGQAEVEFIGTRETSTTGKSLFLARPIKVDNVTCLACHSTPDKAPPSMIKLYGSDNGFNWKLNDIIGAQIVSVPLALPLDMAEKGFQTLLVWLGGAFGGLLIGANLGVILATRSRREAERAGKPLTTSPHS; this is encoded by the coding sequence ATGAAGCTGCTCAAATTTAATCTCATTTTTATCCCGTTGCTGGCCATCTCTCTCATCGCAATCGCCCATATTGCGCGGGCCCTGCTGTTCGAAGAATCCCGCCAGCACGTGATCCAAAATGCCCGGATCATCATGGAAGCCTCGCTTTCCAGTCGTACGTACACCACCAAGCAGGTCGCCCCTTTACTACAACAGAAGGATTTCAAGGTTCAAAGCGCGATGTCCGAGTTGAGGAAAACCGTCGAGCAAATTCCGGCCACTCCCGATCCGTCCCCGGTGAAAGATCCGCGGGCAAAAGATCGCAGGAATCCTGCGCTCGGACAGCAGCGGGCGCTCGACTTCCAGCAGCAGATCCTGCAGTGGGTAAAGGACAGGTCAGAACAACTTACCGACGCCGACTTCCCGCCCCAATCGGTGCCGGCGTTTGCGGCCACGGAGATTTTTGGCTACCTGCGGGAGAAATTCCCGGATTACTTCTATAAGGAGGCAACCCTTAATCCGACCAATCCGCGCGACCGTGCGACGGATTGGGAAAGCGACGTGGTGAACCATTTTCGCAGCGGCCAGGCAGAGGTGGAGTTCATCGGCACGCGCGAGACGTCCACGACGGGCAAGTCGCTTTTCCTGGCACGACCGATAAAGGTTGATAACGTCACTTGCCTCGCGTGTCACAGCACCCCCGACAAGGCGCCGCCGTCCATGATCAAACTGTACGGCTCAGATAATGGTTTTAATTGGAAACTTAATGACATCATCGGGGCCCAAATCGTTTCCGTGCCGCTGGCGCTTCCACTGGACATGGCCGAGAAAGGGTTCCAAACCCTTCTTGTCTGGCTTGGGGGTGCCTTTGGCGGCCTTCTTATCGGCGCAAACCTTGGAGTGATTCTCGCCACCCGAAGCCGGCGCGAGGCGGAGCGCGCCGGCAAGCCTTTAACCACTTCCCCTCACTCGTAA
- a CDS encoding SDR family oxidoreductase: protein MNLFSLEGKTAFVTGAGSGIGQRIAVGLAEAGASVGCFDLPASKGLAGTVDRIKGLGRNALALTGDVTQATDLQRAVEAVERGLGPLSVALNCAGIANAAPAEQLPLEQWQRMLDINLTGIFLSCQVEARVMLPRKQGSIVNIASMSGIIVNRGLLQAHYNTSKAGVIHLTKSLAMEWSDRGLRVNSISPGYTATPMNIRPEVAEQVKQFEADTPMGRMATVDELVGPAVFLSSPAASFCTGIDLVVDGGFVCW, encoded by the coding sequence ATGAACCTATTCAGCTTAGAAGGAAAAACGGCCTTTGTGACCGGTGCGGGCAGCGGCATCGGCCAGCGCATAGCCGTGGGCCTCGCCGAAGCGGGCGCTTCGGTGGGCTGTTTTGACCTGCCCGCCAGCAAGGGGTTGGCAGGCACGGTCGACCGGATCAAAGGGCTGGGCCGCAACGCCCTCGCCCTTACCGGTGACGTTACCCAGGCGACCGACCTGCAGCGGGCCGTGGAAGCCGTCGAACGGGGGCTGGGGCCGTTGTCGGTGGCCCTGAATTGCGCGGGCATCGCCAACGCCGCGCCGGCCGAACAATTGCCGCTGGAGCAATGGCAACGGATGCTGGACATAAATCTTACCGGCATTTTCCTGTCCTGCCAGGTAGAAGCCCGGGTCATGCTGCCGCGCAAACAGGGCTCGATTGTGAACATCGCCTCCATGTCGGGCATCATCGTCAACCGGGGGCTCCTGCAAGCCCATTACAACACCTCTAAAGCCGGGGTGATCCACCTGACCAAGAGTTTGGCCATGGAATGGAGCGACCGGGGCCTGCGGGTCAACTCCATCAGCCCGGGCTACACGGCCACGCCGATGAATATTCGCCCCGAGGTGGCCGAGCAGGTCAAGCAGTTTGAGGCCGACACGCCGATGGGCCGCATGGCGACGGTCGACGAGTTGGTCGGGCCCGCCGTTTTCCTCTCAAGCCCGGCGGCGTCCTTCTGCACGGGCATTGACCTGGTCGTCGACGGCGGCTTCGTGTGCTGGTGA
- the xth gene encoding exodeoxyribonuclease III: protein MRIATFNVNGINARLPNLLRWLDSSQPDIACLQELKAPSEKFPLTAIHAAGYGAIWHGQKSWNGVALLARGAVPEEIRRGLPGDPDSSQSRYLEGAVNGIVIGCLYLPNGNPTPGPKFEFKLRWFERLNAHAAELLAAGGPVVLAGDYNVMPTELDVYKPEDWLNDALFRPEVREAYRRLVAQGWTDALRALHPGKRIYTFREYASNAYGRDAGLRIDHLLLSPELAGQLRGAGVDRHVRGWEKASDHAPT, encoded by the coding sequence ATGAGGATTGCCACTTTCAACGTCAACGGCATCAATGCTCGCCTGCCTAATTTGCTCCGCTGGCTTGACAGCAGCCAGCCGGACATCGCCTGCCTCCAGGAACTCAAGGCGCCCTCGGAAAAGTTCCCGCTGACGGCAATTCACGCGGCCGGCTATGGCGCCATCTGGCATGGCCAGAAAAGCTGGAACGGCGTCGCCCTCCTGGCCCGAGGCGCCGTACCCGAGGAGATCCGCCGGGGGCTGCCGGGTGATCCCGACAGTTCCCAGAGCCGCTACCTTGAAGGGGCAGTCAACGGCATTGTGATTGGGTGTCTCTACCTGCCGAATGGCAATCCGACGCCCGGTCCGAAATTCGAGTTCAAGCTACGCTGGTTCGAGCGGCTCAACGCCCACGCCGCCGAGCTGCTGGCCGCAGGCGGTCCGGTCGTGCTGGCCGGTGACTATAACGTTATGCCGACCGAACTCGACGTGTACAAGCCCGAGGACTGGCTCAACGACGCGCTCTTTCGCCCAGAGGTTCGCGAAGCCTATCGCCGGCTCGTCGCGCAGGGCTGGACTGACGCGTTGCGAGCGCTGCATCCCGGGAAGCGCATCTATACCTTCCGGGAGTATGCGTCGAACGCGTATGGTCGTGATGCCGGTCTGCGCATCGATCACCTGCTGCTCAGCCCCGAACTTGCGGGGCAGCTGAGAGGTGCCGGGGTCGATCGCCACGTGCGCGGGTGGGAAAAGGCCAGTGATCATGCCCCGACGTGA